In the Hordeum vulgare subsp. vulgare chromosome 7H, MorexV3_pseudomolecules_assembly, whole genome shotgun sequence genome, one interval contains:
- the LOC123413308 gene encoding probable glucan endo-1,3-beta-glucosidase A6 yields the protein MTSLSLCALLLAALACHCHAAAAAAAAYRRPQAIGVNYGSLADDLPTATRSVKLLRKANAGAVKLYNADQRILHALAGTGIPVSVMVPNDLIPSLADSRAAARKWVANNLKRHPRVRVMYLLVGNELLSYPAIAASTWGKIVPAMKNLRYALRAIGLGRVKLGTPLAMDALAASYPPSAGAFREDIAGTVMRPLLHFLNYTRSYYFVDAYPYFPWAANQKDISLDYALFEGNASSHYVDPATRLTYTNLLDQMLDACVAAMRKLGYGGVKLAISETGWPNAGDPGQAGANVRNAALYNRHLARRMHNNVGTPARPRSNMPVFVFSLYNENLKPGAGTERHWGMFYPNGTWVYQIDLTGRRTARSYPPLPPPDNKTAKLEWCVLAGGGKPVNETAVADALNYACQQGTGTCAAIQPGGACYEPNTLDAHASYAFNAYWQQFKGTGGSCYFNGLAVKTNKDPSYGSCKFPSS from the exons ATGACGTCCCTCTCcctctgcgccctcctcctcgccgccctcGCGTGCCACTGCCATG cggcggcggcggcggcggcggcgtacaGGCGGCCCCAGGCCATCGGCGTCAACTACGGGAGTCTCGCCGACGACCTCCCCACGGCGACGCGCTCCGTCAAGCTCCTCCGCAAGGCGAACGCGGGCGCCGTGAAGCTCTACAACGCCGACCAGCGCATCCTGCACGCCCTGGCCGGGACCGGCATCCCGGTCTCCGTCATGGTGCCGAACGACCTCATCCCCTCGCTGGCCGACTCCCGCGCCGCCGCGCGCAAGTGGGTGGCCAACAACCTCAAGCGGCACCCCCGGGTGCGGGTGATGTACCTGCTCGTCGGTAACGAGCTGCTGTCCTACCCCGCCATCGCGGCGTCCACGTGGGGCAAGATCGTGCCGGCGATGAAGAACCTCCGCTACGCCCTCCGCGCGATCGGCCTCGGCCGCGTGAAGCTCGGGACCCCGCTCGCCATGGACGCGCTGGCGGCGTCCTACCCGCCCTCCGCCGGCGCGTTCCGCGAGGACATCGCCGGCACCGTCATGCGCCCGCTCCTCCACTTCCTCAACTACACCCGCTCCTACTACTTCGTCGACGCGTACCCCTACTTCCCTTGGGCGGCCAATCAGAAGGACATCTCGCTGGACTACGCGCTTTTCGAGGGCAATGCGAGCAGCCACTACGTCGACCCGGCCACGCGGCTCACCTACACCAACCTGCTCGACCAAATGCTCGACGCCTGCGTGGCCGCGATGCGCAAGCTGGGGTACGGCGGCGTGAAGCTGGCCATCTCGGAGACGGGTTGGCCGAACGCCGGCGACCCGGGCCAGGCCGGCGCCAACGTGCGGAACGCCGCGCTCTACAACCGCCACCTCGCTCGTCGGATGCACAACAACGTCGGCACGCCGGCGCGACCGAGGTCCAACATGCCGGTGTTTGTCTTCTCGCTGTACAACGAGAACTTGAAGCCGGGGGCGGGCACGGAGCGGCACTGGGGGATGTTCTACCCGAACGGTACGTGGGTGTACCAGATTGACCTCACCGGCAGGCGGACGGCGCGCTCCTacccgccgctgccgccgccggatAACAAGACTGCCAAGCTCGAGTGGTGCGTGCTGGCCGGCGGAGGCAAGCCGGTGAACGAGACGGCGGTGGCCGACGCCCTGAACTACGCGTGCCAGCAGGGGACAGGGACGTGCGCCGCCATCCAGCCCGGCGGCGCGTGCTACGAGCCCAACACCCTCGACGCCCATGCAAGCTACGCGTTCAATGCGTACTGGCAGCAGTTCAAGGGGACTGGAGGCAGTTGTTACTTCAATGGCCTTGCAGTGAAGACCAACAAAGATCCAA GCTATGGATCATGCAAGTTCCCCAGCTCTTAG